One Chionomys nivalis chromosome 4, mChiNiv1.1, whole genome shotgun sequence genomic region harbors:
- the LOC130873331 gene encoding olfactory receptor 147-like, with the protein MASEYNSSVKEFILLGLTQKPELQLPLFFLFLGIYVISTVGNLGLIVLIVLNPHLHTPMYYFLFNLSFTDLCYSSVITPKMLVSFVKQNTISHAECMTQLFFFAFFVIDECYILTAMAYDRYAAICKPLLYQVTMSYQVRHMMMVGVYVMGFVGAMAHIVCMLRLTFCDGNIINHYMCDIPPLLKLSCTSTYINELVVFIVVGVNVTVPSLTIFISYTLILSSILGIRSAEGRSKAFSTCGSHVVAVSLFFGAAAFMYFKPSSASVENDKISTIFYTIVGPMLNPFIYSIRNKDVHIALRKTLKKSAFT; encoded by the coding sequence ATGGCCTCAGAATATAACTCTTCAGTGAAGGAGTTTATCCTGCTGGGTTTGACACAGAAGCCAGAGCTCcagctgcctctcttcttcctcttcttgggAATCTATGTCATCTCCACGGTGGGGAACCTGGGCTTGATTGTCCTGATTGTTTTGAACCCTCACctgcacacccccatgtactACTTTCTCTTCAACCTTTCCTTCACAGATCTCTGCTACTCCTCTGTCATAACTCCCAAAATGCTGGTGAGTTTTGTGAAGCAGAACACCATCTCCCATGCAGAGTGCATGACTCAGCTCTTCTTCTTTGCCTTCTTTGTTATAGATGAATGTTATATTTTGACAGCCATGGCCTATGACAGATATGCTGCCATCTGTAAGCCCTTGCTTTATCAGGTCACCATGTCCTATCAGGTCCGCCACATGATGATGGTGGGTGTGTATGTGATGGGATTTGTGGGTGCAATGGCCCACATAGTTTGTATGCTGAGACTGACCTTCTGTGATGGCAACATCATCAATCACTACATGTGTGATATTCCTCCTCTCTTGAAGCTCTCCTGCACAAGTACCTACATCAATGAGCTGGTGGTTTTCATTGTTGTGGGTGTCAATGTAACAGTGCCCAGCCTGACTATCTTTATCTCTTATACCTTGATCCTTTCCAGCATTCTTGGCATTCGTTCTGCAGAGGGTAGGTCAAAAGCCTTCAGCACCTGTGGCTCCCATGTTgtagctgtttctcttttctttggagcTGCAGCATTCATGTATTTTAAACCTTCAAGTGCATCTgtggaaaatgataaaatatctaCCATATTTTATACAATTGTGGGTCCAATGTTGAATCCTTTCATCTATAGTATAAGAAATAAGGATGTTCACATTGCACTTagaaaaactttgaagaaaagtGCATTTACCTAA